In Apium graveolens cultivar Ventura chromosome 10, ASM990537v1, whole genome shotgun sequence, the following are encoded in one genomic region:
- the LOC141690960 gene encoding uncharacterized protein LOC141690960 translates to MPPRRDPFHIDPAQLTEMIGQAVAQAVQQALANQGNRNGEGNHNGEGNQNGDGNQNGQGNQNGNGNQNQNGQGHQLEPFVWLERFVKQKPDSFSTAPTPIDAENWIKVRLAVYKLEGDAQRWWRGVKATRGEQYTEALEWQGFKEVFYEQYFSNADREAYLREFHSIMQHQDESITDYMARFIRLAGFAGTVAGTAAQQADKFKWGLKSHLRGSIISFKFDNMAEAADAAKDVEKEHIDFRTSRSNSGSKRTRDDQGFAQGRQWYGGQNGQQGQWRGQNQNRGGQSFHCRNQYVGQNQNQQFQRQKQPRQWQNRQQGQSRYSVYGGNPNMIPVAPCATCGGHHPACPIGQRIAQCHATLVEEELAVVVEVEAAANSGTISGTLLVGRRDAYVLFDTGSTHSVVSLSFVRHLDVAPSLLYPHMSISTPMGNSVVISDVYRECPIAIGDRNYKVNLLPMEMHDFDVILGMDWLSEHRATIDCQGKRVIFGDADKPEFLYQGSRPKGDVKLISTLKASKLLSKGCDGYLAFVKDTSRDEPRIEDYPVVREYEDVFPDELPGLPPHREVEFTIELVPGVEPISKAPYRMAPLELQELKEQLQELLDRGFIRPSVSPWGAPVLFVKKKDVAFLGHIVSGRGIELDHAKVEAITNWPRPSNVTEVRSFLGLAGYYRRFVEGFSSIALPLTQLMRMGIKFEWNDDREKSLKELKKRVKEAQKSDTGLEAIRSEVAGGKQKHFLVDDEGVIWLGGKLETTPVHELAEIFQRDIVRLHGVPVSIVSDRDTRFTSYFWNGFQQVWGTRLNFSTDFHPQTDGQSERTIQTLEDMLRACALEWTGDWDKYLYLVEFTIQQLTGIKADLLPLGEKYSYTIFFNASIA, encoded by the exons atgcctCCTAGACGTGATCCTTTTCATATTGACCCCGCTCAGCTTACTGAGATGATAGGGCAAGCAGTGGCTCAGGCTGTACAGCAGGCTTTGGCAAACCAAGGAAATCGGAATGGAGAGGGAAATCATAATGGagaaggaaatcagaatggcgaTGGAAACCAGAATggacaaggaaatcagaatggcaaTGGGAATCAGAATCAGAATGGTCAGGGCCATCAGCTGGAGCCGTTTGTATGGTTGGAGAGGTTTGTGAAGCAGAAACCAGACTCTTTTAGTACAGCACCGACTCCCATTGAtgctgaaaattggatt aaggtcAGGTTAGCTGTGTATAAGTTGGAGGGTGATGCTCAGAGATGGTGGAGAGGAGTGAAAGCTACTAGAGGGGAACAGTATACAGAGGCTTTAGAATGGCAGGGATTCAAGGAAGTATTCTATGAGCAGTATTTCTCTAATGCTGACAGAGAGGCTTATTTGAGGGAGTTTCATTCTATTATGCAGCATCAGGATGAGAGCATTACTGATTATATGGCGAGGTTTATAAGGTTGGCTGGATTTGCTGGGACAGTTGCAGGGACTGCTGCGCAGCAGGCTGATAAATTTAAATGGGGGTTGAAGTCTCATCTGAGGGGttctataatttcttttaaatttgataatatGGCAGAGGCGGCTGATGCAGCAAAGGATGTTGAGAAGGAGCACATAGATTTCAGGACTTCCAGGTCTAACAGTGGTAGTAAGAGGACTAGGGATGATCAGGGTTTTGCACAGGGTAGACAGTGGTATGGAGGCCAGAATGGTCAGCAGGGACAGTGGCGCGGACAGAATCAGAATAGGGGTGGTCAGTCATTCCACTGCCGAAATCAGTATGTTGgtcagaatcagaatcagcagTTTCAACGACAGAAGCAGCCTAGGCAGTGGCAGAATCGTCAGCAGGGGCAGAGCCGTTACTCAGTATATGGGGGAAACCCCAATATGATTCCAGTGGCTCCTTGTGCTACATGTGGTGGACATCATCCAG CATGTCCCATAGGTCAAAGGATTGCACAGTGTCACGCAACCCTGGTGGAGGAGGAGCTGGCGGTGGTAGTGGAAGTGGAA GCAGCAGCTAATTCAGGTACCATTTCAGGAACACTTCTTGTTGGTAGACGTGAtgcttatgtgttatttgatactgGTTCAACCCATTCTGTTGTGTCTTTATCGTTTGTTCGTCATCTTGACGTTGCACCTTCATTATTATATCCTCATATGTCTATTTCTACCCCGATGGGGAATTCTGTTGTTATTTCTGATGTGTATCGAGAGTGTCCGATAGCTATTGGAGATAGAAATTATAAGGTTAACTTGCTTCCGATGGAGATGCATGACTTTGATGTTATCTTGGGTATGGATTGGTTGAGTGAACATCGTGCCACAATTGATTGTCAAGGAAAAAGGGTGATCTTTGGGGATGCAGACAAACCAGAATTTTTATACCAAGGGTCTCGGCCGAAGGGGGATGTTAAGTTAATTTCTACTCTAAAGGCGAGTAAATTGTTGTCTAAGGGCTGTGATGGCTACCTTGCTTTCGTGAAGGATACATCGAGGGATGAACCTCGCATCGAGGATTATCCAGTTGTGAGGGAGTATGAAGATGTGTTCCCCGACGAGCTACCAGGTTTGCCACCACATAGAGAGGTGGAGTTTACTATTGAACTTGTTCCAGGTGTCGAGCCTATTTCTAAGGCGCCTTACCGTATGGCACCACTTGAGTTACAAGAATTGAAGGAGCAGCTACAAGAGTTGTTGGATAGGGGATTTATTAGGCCAAGTGTGTCTCCTTGGGGCGCTCCTGTGCtttttgtgaagaagaaggatg tggcattctTGGGGCATATTGTGTCTGGTAGGGGCATTGAGTTGGATCATGCGAAAGTCGAGGCTATTACTAATTGGCCCAGACCTAGCAATGTGACGGAGGTAAGGAGTTTCTTGGGTTTGGCAGGCTACTACAGGCGTTTTGTGGAAGGTTTCTCTTCCATAGCTTTACCATTGACTCAGCTAATGAGGATGGGAATTAAGTTCGAGTGGAATGATGATCGTGAGAAGAGCTTaaaagagttaaagaagag GGTTAAGGAAGCTCAGAAGAGTGATACAGGTTTGGAAGCTATTAGATCCGAGGTGGCAGGTGGAAAGCAAAAACACTTTCTTGTTGATGATGAGGGCGTGATATGGTTGGGTGGAAAATT AGAGACTACTCCTGTTCACGAGTTGGCAGAGATTTTTCAGCGAGATATTGTTAGGCTTCATGGTGTGCCTGTGTCGATAGTTTCTGACAGAGATACGAGGTTTACATCATATTTTTGGAATGGATTCCAGCAAGTTTGGGGTACAAGGCTTAATTTTAGTACAGATTTTCATCCGCAGACCGATGGACAGTCAGAAAGGACGATTCAGACGttagaggatatgttgagggcaTGTGCTTTGGAGTGGACAGGTGACTGGGATAAGTATTTGTATCTTGTTGAGTTTAC TATTCAACAACTAACTGGTATCAAAGCCGATCTGTTGCCACTAGGTGAAAAGTACTCGTACACAATATTTTTTAATGCATCAATTGCCTAA